Proteins from a genomic interval of Quercus robur chromosome 9, dhQueRobu3.1, whole genome shotgun sequence:
- the LOC126700070 gene encoding myrcene synthase, chloroplastic-like isoform X2 codes for MALNLLASLPICNFNRLPPIPSKGPISLVKSRSGIVVQCMPASKISNSPTALRRSANYQPTDWHYNYIQSLRNEYTGESCTRQNNMLKEQVRMMLHKVVGPIEQLELIDILQRLGISYHFEEEIKKILEGLYNNIDHGSDTDTWKTKNLYATALKFRLLRQHGYIVSQVFNSFMDERGNFKACLCEDTKGMLSLYEASFLSIENENILEDAREFSTKHLKVYIKKNKDKNLSALVSHSLEVPLHWRMLRLEARWFIDIYRRREDMNTILLELAKLDFNMVQATHQEDLKELSRSWKSTGLAENLNFVRDRPLECLLWTMGVMFQPQFGYFRRTIAKFVALITVIDDIYDVYGTLDELECFTNAVERWDINAMDGLPEYMKLCFFAVHNSVNELAFDILKEQGVNIIRYLKKVWADLCRAYLLEAKWYHNGYTPSLQEYIENAWISVAGPNLMVQAYFCVTNPLTSEALDCLEEYPNMIRWSTLILRLADDLGTSTDEIKRGDVPKSIQCYMNEIGASEEDAREYIRCMISATWKKMNEVRVASSPFSQTYIDISFNVVRMGQFMYQHGDGHGAGNHETKGHILSLLIQPIPLNKNRCD; via the exons ATGGCTCTTAACCTACTTGCTTCACTCCCTATCTGCAATTTCAATAGACTACCACCTATCCCATCTAAAGGTCCTATCTCACTTGTAAAATCCAGAAGTGGCATCGTTGTCCAATGCATGCCAGCCAGCAAAATATCAAATAGTCCCACTGCTTTGCGGCGATCAGCAAATTACCAACCTACCGATTGGCACTATAACTACATTCAGTCATTGAGAAATGAATATACG GGGGAATCATGCACTAGACAAAATAATATGTtaaaggaacaagtgaggatgATGCTTCACAAAGTGGTGGGTCCTATAGAGCAACTCGAGCTGATAGATATCTTGCAGAGATTGGGAATATCTTATCACTTTGaggaagaaataaagaaaatattagaaGGACTTTACAACAATATTGACCATGGTAGTGATACTGACACGTGGAAGACGAAGAATTTATATGCCACAGCTCTTAAATTTAGACTCCTAAGACAACATGGATATATTGTGTCTCAAG TTTTCAATAGTTTCATGGATGAGAGAGGAAATTTCAAAGCATGCCTTTGCGAGGATACGAAGGGTATGCTATCCTTGTATGAAGCCTCATTCCTTtctatagaaaatgaaaatatcttAGAAGATGCAAGAGAATTCTCAACAAAACATCTGAAAGTATACATCAAGaagaataaagataaaaatcttTCTGCTTTAGTGAGCCATTCCTTGGAGGTTCCACTACATTGGAGGATGCTTAGGTTGGAAGCAAGGTGGTTCATTGATATATATAGAAGAAGAGAAGACATGAACACTATCTTGCTTGAGCttgcaaaattggatttcaacATGGTACAAGCAACCCACCAAGAAGATCTAAAAGAATTGTCAAG GTCGTGGAAGAGCACAGGCCTTgcagaaaatttgaattttgtgaGGGATAGGCCATTGGAGTGTCTCTTATGGACAATGGGAGTAATGTTTCAGCCACAATTTGGATATTTTAGGAGAACAATAGCAAAGTTCGTTGCACTAATAACAGTAATAGATGATATTTATGATGTATATGGCACTTTGGATGAACTGGAGTGCTTCACAAATGCTGTTGAGAG ATGGGATATCAACGCAATGGATGGGCTCCCAGAATATATGAAGTTGTGTTTCTTTGCTGTACACAATTCAGTTAATGAATTGGCTTTTGATATCCTTAAGGAACAAGGAGTCAACATCATTCGTTACCTTAAAAAAGTG tgggctGATTTATGTAGAGCTTATTTGTTGGAGGCAAAGTGGTACCACAACGGATATACTCCAAGCCTTCAAGAATACATTGAGAATGCATGGATATCAGTAGCAGGACCAAATTTAATGGTGCAGGCTTATTTTTGTGTCACAAATCCACTAACAAGTGAAGCCTTGGATTGCTTGGAAGAGTACCCTAACATGATCCGTTGGTCAACATTGATTTTACGACTTGCAGATGATCTTGGAACATCTACG GATGAGATAAAAAGAGGTGATGTCCCCAAATCAATCCAATGCTACATGAATGAAATTGGTGCTAGTGAAGAAGATGCTCGTGAGTACATAAGGTGTATGATTAGTGCAACATGGAAGAAGATGAATGAAGTCCGAGTTGCAAGTTCTCCCTTCTCTCAAACATATATAGATATTTCATTCAATGTTGTAAGGATGGGTCAATTCATGTACCAACATGGAGATGGACATGGTGCTGGGAACCATGAAACTAAGGGTCATATTTTGTCATTACTTATTCAACCCATTCCATTAAATAAAAATCGatgtgattaa
- the LOC126700070 gene encoding myrcene synthase, chloroplastic-like isoform X1, which produces MALNLLASLPICNFNRLPPIPSKGPISLVKSRSGIVVQCMPASKISNSPTALRRSANYQPTDWHYNYIQSLRNEYTGESCTRQNNMLKEQVRMMLHKVVGPIEQLELIDILQRLGISYHFEEEIKKILEGLYNNIDHGSDTDTWKTKNLYATALKFRLLRQHGYIVSQEVFNSFMDERGNFKACLCEDTKGMLSLYEASFLSIENENILEDAREFSTKHLKVYIKKNKDKNLSALVSHSLEVPLHWRMLRLEARWFIDIYRRREDMNTILLELAKLDFNMVQATHQEDLKELSRSWKSTGLAENLNFVRDRPLECLLWTMGVMFQPQFGYFRRTIAKFVALITVIDDIYDVYGTLDELECFTNAVERWDINAMDGLPEYMKLCFFAVHNSVNELAFDILKEQGVNIIRYLKKVWADLCRAYLLEAKWYHNGYTPSLQEYIENAWISVAGPNLMVQAYFCVTNPLTSEALDCLEEYPNMIRWSTLILRLADDLGTSTDEIKRGDVPKSIQCYMNEIGASEEDAREYIRCMISATWKKMNEVRVASSPFSQTYIDISFNVVRMGQFMYQHGDGHGAGNHETKGHILSLLIQPIPLNKNRCD; this is translated from the exons ATGGCTCTTAACCTACTTGCTTCACTCCCTATCTGCAATTTCAATAGACTACCACCTATCCCATCTAAAGGTCCTATCTCACTTGTAAAATCCAGAAGTGGCATCGTTGTCCAATGCATGCCAGCCAGCAAAATATCAAATAGTCCCACTGCTTTGCGGCGATCAGCAAATTACCAACCTACCGATTGGCACTATAACTACATTCAGTCATTGAGAAATGAATATACG GGGGAATCATGCACTAGACAAAATAATATGTtaaaggaacaagtgaggatgATGCTTCACAAAGTGGTGGGTCCTATAGAGCAACTCGAGCTGATAGATATCTTGCAGAGATTGGGAATATCTTATCACTTTGaggaagaaataaagaaaatattagaaGGACTTTACAACAATATTGACCATGGTAGTGATACTGACACGTGGAAGACGAAGAATTTATATGCCACAGCTCTTAAATTTAGACTCCTAAGACAACATGGATATATTGTGTCTCAAG AAGTTTTCAATAGTTTCATGGATGAGAGAGGAAATTTCAAAGCATGCCTTTGCGAGGATACGAAGGGTATGCTATCCTTGTATGAAGCCTCATTCCTTtctatagaaaatgaaaatatcttAGAAGATGCAAGAGAATTCTCAACAAAACATCTGAAAGTATACATCAAGaagaataaagataaaaatcttTCTGCTTTAGTGAGCCATTCCTTGGAGGTTCCACTACATTGGAGGATGCTTAGGTTGGAAGCAAGGTGGTTCATTGATATATATAGAAGAAGAGAAGACATGAACACTATCTTGCTTGAGCttgcaaaattggatttcaacATGGTACAAGCAACCCACCAAGAAGATCTAAAAGAATTGTCAAG GTCGTGGAAGAGCACAGGCCTTgcagaaaatttgaattttgtgaGGGATAGGCCATTGGAGTGTCTCTTATGGACAATGGGAGTAATGTTTCAGCCACAATTTGGATATTTTAGGAGAACAATAGCAAAGTTCGTTGCACTAATAACAGTAATAGATGATATTTATGATGTATATGGCACTTTGGATGAACTGGAGTGCTTCACAAATGCTGTTGAGAG ATGGGATATCAACGCAATGGATGGGCTCCCAGAATATATGAAGTTGTGTTTCTTTGCTGTACACAATTCAGTTAATGAATTGGCTTTTGATATCCTTAAGGAACAAGGAGTCAACATCATTCGTTACCTTAAAAAAGTG tgggctGATTTATGTAGAGCTTATTTGTTGGAGGCAAAGTGGTACCACAACGGATATACTCCAAGCCTTCAAGAATACATTGAGAATGCATGGATATCAGTAGCAGGACCAAATTTAATGGTGCAGGCTTATTTTTGTGTCACAAATCCACTAACAAGTGAAGCCTTGGATTGCTTGGAAGAGTACCCTAACATGATCCGTTGGTCAACATTGATTTTACGACTTGCAGATGATCTTGGAACATCTACG GATGAGATAAAAAGAGGTGATGTCCCCAAATCAATCCAATGCTACATGAATGAAATTGGTGCTAGTGAAGAAGATGCTCGTGAGTACATAAGGTGTATGATTAGTGCAACATGGAAGAAGATGAATGAAGTCCGAGTTGCAAGTTCTCCCTTCTCTCAAACATATATAGATATTTCATTCAATGTTGTAAGGATGGGTCAATTCATGTACCAACATGGAGATGGACATGGTGCTGGGAACCATGAAACTAAGGGTCATATTTTGTCATTACTTATTCAACCCATTCCATTAAATAAAAATCGatgtgattaa